A single window of uncultured Methanospirillum sp. DNA harbors:
- a CDS encoding response regulator has translation MKTVLYVDDEPALLDIARLFLEKTSEFRVLTAETAKEGLEIISTTHPDAIVSDYQMPGMDGLEFLKTVRHDSAIPFIMFTGRGSEMIAMEATNSGADYYIQKGADPRALFAELTYKLRLALSDRRDETEEQRSKKTIRTLIDKTYNAVIIHNEEGKILDVNSRMMEMFQVTRDEALKYSIDDLSGPGSPTAVLSDVMKKVLAGEDQFLVWEARRPHDGSVFPIEKFLTRINFGKNDYILCNIRDVSKSEKKLETDAVILSAADNAPEGIICTDSEGKILYLNKTWSDRLGIPQSDLTTATIYTIDPSLTSELISQYAAAPDGTTAALSTTHQGPKGPVQVDLYCTKQNLNGRVILCWYAREKARSP, from the coding sequence GTGAAGACCGTTCTGTATGTGGATGATGAGCCTGCACTCCTGGACATCGCCCGGTTGTTTCTTGAGAAGACGAGTGAGTTCAGGGTTCTTACAGCTGAGACGGCAAAAGAAGGTCTTGAGATCATCAGCACCACCCATCCTGATGCAATCGTGTCAGATTACCAGATGCCGGGGATGGATGGTCTGGAGTTTCTGAAGACGGTACGTCATGACAGTGCCATCCCTTTTATCATGTTCACCGGAAGGGGGAGCGAGATGATCGCCATGGAAGCGACAAACAGCGGAGCGGATTACTATATACAGAAAGGAGCAGATCCCAGAGCACTCTTTGCCGAGCTTACATACAAACTCAGACTCGCTCTCTCTGATCGCAGAGATGAGACAGAAGAGCAGCGGTCAAAAAAGACGATCAGGACTCTCATCGACAAGACGTACAACGCGGTGATCATTCATAACGAGGAGGGTAAGATCCTCGATGTCAACTCCAGGATGATGGAGATGTTTCAGGTCACCCGTGATGAAGCACTGAAATATTCTATCGATGATCTGTCAGGACCTGGATCCCCGACCGCTGTACTGTCTGATGTCATGAAGAAGGTTCTTGCAGGTGAGGATCAGTTCCTGGTCTGGGAGGCACGCAGACCACATGACGGATCTGTGTTTCCCATTGAAAAATTCCTGACCCGGATTAACTTTGGAAAAAATGATTATATCCTCTGTAATATCAGGGATGTTTCAAAGTCAGAGAAGAAGCTTGAGACAGATGCGGTGATTCTATCAGCGGCTGATAATGCACCTGAAGGTATAATCTGCACAGATTCAGAAGGAAAGATCCTGTATCTGAACAAGACCTGGAGTGACAGGCTGGGTATCCCTCAGTCTGACCTGACTACTGCAACCATTTATACCATTGATCCTTCACTCACATCCGAACTCATCTCTCAGTATGCTGCTGCTCCAGATGGCACGACTGCCGCATTGAGCACAACTCACCAGGGACCGAAAGGTCCGGTTCAGGTTGACCTTTACTGCACAAAACAAAACCTGAATGGCAGGGTTATTCTCTGCTGGTATGCGAGGGAGAAGGCCAGATCTCCCTGA
- a CDS encoding DEAD/DEAH box helicase: MSSSHRSDTRTILHALYNPHQPFSLILFGEEDNPGTGSSAVNAGSGQDHPFASNAEYLTSLIGSGLKQKRAEQSTERQASSCQIEFPTSKGILITSPERRSRAEISQTTPDALTLFQVPVLLCQPELLISLPESSSSGLWIEGGSLRFWRTCALLAREMVIRGRFLPSSGVYQNGGICTRWKLLPSSYDSQRINQLAKTMAPIQQHFLKSSEGGSKFSRTDTITLFIESVIARIIRCSEEGDPIDLISNYSPIERLKYAQELTVLYYLQGCERHRMPITNPQITNGWKGKFDQWTDTDGIDIPDDLPWTAVARIEEITPVSHSVKEAEEQSYEWAITFLVRSADHPDILVPASRLGEGKNIPIPLPAEEELKRLLQNTAKTVQNITNLPDSQMTLVSEFDVMIRIPESDLIRFMSHVVPCIRESGIEIICPDWWGRPAEPVRIEFSIQRQQEKSITSTVGVASLLHYDYRIAVGDDFIEPAAFRQMVEQQTSTVRAGRRWVTIDQPALELKIRTIEKQYKKHRVSVAELLKMVARSEDPDSDLDITPGDDWTSELIAGVREGWYHTKVQIPSTFSGTLRPYQETGVSFLLRCRSLGFGACLADDMGLGKTPQTIAYLLSVKENGDLTGPVLVICPTSIIGNWERELARFAPTLTCFIHHGSSRLKGDAFLDKVKSSDLIITSYALVPRDLELLCRCSYSALVLDEVQNIKNPQTKQFQAVRALEADHRIALTGTPIENHLTELWALMETINQGYLGSLSAFQKMYATPIEKGGADEKAVELRRIIRPFLLRRVKTDNTVISDLPEKMEMEIYCTLTHEQAALYQSTVNGLAHDIKSVVGIARKGRVLSALTRLKQICNYPEHGTVATLEPSRSGKVQRLVEMLEEVRDEGDAAIIFTQYATFAKDLAKTLHQSLEREVLLLIGSTPRLKREEMIARFAKSDGPRFFVISLRAGGTGLNLMRANHVFHIDRWWNPAVEDQATDRTYRIGQKKTVQVHMLITAGTLEEQIHEMIARKRAVTDQVISAGEEWLTELPDGELMDVLRLREQVFGDDL, from the coding sequence TTGTCATCCTCTCATCGTTCAGATACCAGAACTATTCTGCATGCCCTGTATAATCCTCATCAACCTTTTTCTCTTATTCTATTCGGAGAAGAAGATAATCCAGGAACCGGGAGTAGTGCTGTTAATGCAGGCTCAGGACAGGATCATCCATTTGCCAGTAACGCAGAGTACCTCACATCGCTGATCGGATCAGGTCTTAAGCAAAAAAGAGCGGAACAATCTACAGAACGCCAGGCCTCCTCATGCCAGATCGAATTCCCAACCTCAAAAGGAATTTTGATCACTTCTCCAGAACGTAGATCGCGGGCAGAAATTTCCCAGACAACTCCGGATGCACTGACCCTCTTCCAGGTTCCTGTACTCCTCTGTCAGCCAGAACTTTTAATCTCCCTCCCCGAAAGCAGCTCATCAGGGTTGTGGATTGAGGGGGGATCTCTTCGTTTCTGGAGAACCTGTGCATTACTTGCCAGAGAGATGGTGATCAGGGGGCGGTTCCTTCCATCTTCCGGAGTATACCAGAATGGTGGCATCTGTACCAGGTGGAAACTCCTCCCCTCATCATATGATTCACAACGGATCAATCAGTTGGCCAAAACGATGGCTCCCATTCAGCAGCATTTTCTTAAATCTTCAGAGGGAGGTTCAAAATTCAGTAGAACGGATACAATAACTCTCTTCATCGAATCGGTGATCGCCCGTATCATCCGTTGCTCAGAAGAGGGAGATCCCATTGATCTGATCTCAAATTATTCTCCGATCGAGAGGCTGAAGTATGCTCAGGAACTGACTGTCCTCTACTACCTCCAGGGATGCGAACGCCACCGGATGCCGATCACAAATCCCCAGATCACGAATGGGTGGAAAGGAAAGTTTGACCAATGGACCGATACTGATGGTATTGATATCCCTGATGATCTCCCATGGACAGCAGTTGCAAGGATTGAAGAGATCACACCGGTCAGTCATTCAGTCAAAGAAGCAGAAGAACAGTCGTATGAATGGGCGATCACATTCCTGGTGCGGTCTGCTGATCATCCAGACATCCTGGTCCCTGCAAGCCGACTCGGAGAAGGAAAAAATATACCAATTCCCTTACCCGCGGAAGAAGAGCTGAAGAGACTGCTACAGAATACAGCGAAAACGGTGCAGAATATCACCAACCTGCCTGATTCACAAATGACACTCGTATCCGAGTTCGATGTGATGATCAGGATTCCTGAGTCAGATCTGATCAGGTTCATGAGTCATGTTGTTCCCTGCATACGTGAGAGCGGGATTGAGATCATCTGCCCGGACTGGTGGGGAAGGCCGGCAGAGCCCGTACGAATAGAGTTCTCCATACAAAGACAGCAGGAGAAAAGTATCACCTCGACGGTGGGGGTTGCGAGCCTGCTCCATTATGACTATCGGATAGCGGTCGGCGATGACTTCATTGAACCTGCAGCGTTCAGACAGATGGTGGAGCAGCAGACCTCGACTGTCAGGGCAGGCAGGCGTTGGGTGACGATCGATCAACCTGCACTTGAACTGAAGATCAGAACTATCGAGAAACAGTATAAAAAACACCGGGTATCGGTTGCCGAACTTCTTAAGATGGTCGCACGTTCAGAAGATCCTGATTCAGATCTAGACATTACTCCAGGTGATGACTGGACCAGTGAACTGATCGCAGGCGTCAGGGAGGGATGGTATCATACTAAAGTTCAGATTCCTAGCACCTTCAGCGGGACACTCCGCCCGTACCAGGAGACTGGAGTGTCGTTTTTGCTTCGGTGCCGCTCGCTTGGATTTGGGGCCTGCCTTGCGGATGATATGGGTCTTGGCAAAACTCCACAGACGATAGCATACCTCCTTTCTGTAAAAGAGAATGGAGACCTCACCGGACCAGTACTGGTAATCTGTCCTACCTCGATCATCGGAAACTGGGAGCGCGAACTGGCACGGTTTGCCCCTACGCTCACCTGTTTCATTCATCATGGCTCATCACGCCTGAAAGGGGATGCATTCCTTGATAAGGTGAAGTCGTCGGACCTGATCATCACCTCATATGCACTTGTTCCCCGTGACCTGGAACTCCTCTGCAGATGTTCTTATTCAGCACTTGTCCTTGACGAGGTCCAGAATATTAAGAACCCGCAGACAAAGCAGTTCCAGGCAGTGAGAGCCCTTGAAGCAGATCACAGGATTGCACTCACCGGAACACCAATCGAGAACCACCTCACCGAACTCTGGGCATTGATGGAGACGATAAACCAGGGATACCTTGGTTCACTCTCTGCATTCCAGAAGATGTATGCAACCCCGATTGAGAAAGGGGGAGCAGATGAGAAAGCAGTAGAACTTCGAAGAATAATCAGGCCATTCCTGCTCAGAAGGGTAAAGACAGACAATACAGTCATATCAGATCTCCCGGAAAAGATGGAGATGGAGATCTATTGCACCCTTACCCATGAACAGGCTGCACTGTACCAGAGCACGGTGAATGGGCTTGCACATGATATCAAGTCGGTTGTCGGAATTGCCAGAAAAGGACGAGTGCTCTCGGCACTCACAAGGCTGAAGCAGATCTGCAACTATCCTGAGCATGGCACCGTCGCGACGTTGGAGCCGTCAAGATCAGGGAAGGTCCAACGGCTTGTCGAGATGCTTGAAGAGGTCAGGGACGAAGGTGATGCAGCGATCATATTCACCCAGTATGCAACATTTGCAAAGGATCTTGCAAAAACTCTCCACCAGTCTCTTGAGCGTGAAGTGCTGCTCCTGATCGGATCAACACCACGGCTCAAGCGTGAGGAGATGATCGCCAGGTTCGCCAAATCTGACGGCCCCAGATTCTTTGTGATATCACTCAGGGCAGGAGGTACCGGTCTGAACCTCATGAGGGCAAACCATGTGTTTCACATCGACAGATGGTGGAACCCGGCGGTCGAAGATCAGGCAACCGACAGAACGTACCGGATCGGGCAGAAAAAGACCGTTCAGGTTCACATGTTGATCACGGCAGGCACCCTTGAAGAGCAGATCCATGAGATGATTGCACGAAAACGAGCCGTAACAGATCAGGTGATCTCTGCTGGAGAAGAATGGCTGACAGAACTTCCTGACGGTGAACTGATGGATGTACTTCGCCTTCGTGAACAGGTCTTCGGGGATGATCTCTGA
- a CDS encoding DUF4013 domain-containing protein — protein sequence MGTAEYSHRVIIMDVIGSISDAFSYASEAVVGKWVRWIILIIASVIFPLIMGYTLRIMKGVTPAPEPEDYLGMFIDGIKMLIIGIVYMIIPCIIGALVFSLSGGFGALTMLMTNVSNPGAYLGMLVGTLGISFLIFFIVMFIFSLFEIIGMVQFARSGSMGAAFAFSEIIERIGKIGWGSYLIALILLCVIFFVIYGILSLIPVIGWLLTFILMPYLSIVGARFYSTLYDAGQ from the coding sequence ATGGGGACGGCAGAATACTCTCATCGAGTGATCATCATGGATGTGATTGGAAGTATTAGTGATGCATTCAGCTATGCATCAGAAGCAGTCGTCGGAAAGTGGGTCAGATGGATCATCCTCATTATTGCATCGGTCATCTTCCCGCTTATCATGGGATATACGCTCAGAATTATGAAGGGAGTAACACCAGCTCCTGAACCTGAAGACTACCTGGGTATGTTCATTGACGGCATTAAGATGCTTATCATTGGAATTGTCTATATGATCATCCCCTGCATCATCGGAGCATTGGTCTTCTCGTTAAGTGGAGGATTCGGGGCTCTCACCATGCTGATGACGAACGTGTCAAACCCGGGTGCATACCTTGGCATGCTGGTAGGAACACTGGGAATCTCATTCCTGATCTTCTTCATCGTGATGTTCATCTTCAGCCTGTTTGAGATCATCGGGATGGTTCAGTTTGCCAGAAGCGGAAGTATGGGTGCAGCCTTCGCCTTCAGCGAGATAATTGAGAGAATCGGAAAGATTGGGTGGGGTTCATATCTGATCGCTCTGATTCTTCTTTGCGTAATCTTCTTCGTTATCTATGGTATTCTCTCCCTGATCCCTGTCATTGGATGGCTGCTCACCTTTATCCTGATGCCATACCTCTCGATAGTAGGAGCCAGGTTCTACTCCACTCTCTACGATGCAGGCCAGTAG
- a CDS encoding ATP-binding protein, which yields MTFASPLVGIYHDLIQNISVLVMLILLYDLIPDKIYLQKKTRFSLYVGFIFAFAALFGILIPWNETAHPTMGINGIVLPLSGIVGGPVSAGIIAVFLLLFKVAFDMGPDSSADLLLMGISTVIGILFFYLQKKRSLSYSSTFVFTLFSFLVGMVAFFVLHYIQPPNPGSEPIRPDLLLQIPLIIFIGLFILGSVINLIDRKKNSEFELLSYKNHLEELVELRTTELQQMSALQQATLESTADGVVVVDLLGKIQNYNRVAAHILHLDQEHGSGDLKILDLIHEEAEDPGHLDAILSPVSLSEEQLVSTDLLFRSGRTYEVYVTPHQFHDHIIGSVINLRDITDRKNSEDRLILVNQKLFLLSGITRHDILNQLTALRLYRDLISDENSDQLIAGYTDKMDQIMDTMQQQAEFTSDYQDLGLYAPIWQNPAETFKKAATLFTDRQISFSVTGEDAEILTDRLLERVFYNLIDNSIRHGGVISVISLTAIPSTSSLLIMYEDNGSGIVPEEKEQIFQKGFGKNTGFGMFLIHEILSITGIEIRETGEFGTGARFEITVPEGKFRITSVDPVS from the coding sequence GTGACTTTCGCTTCACCTCTGGTCGGGATATATCATGACCTGATCCAGAACATCAGTGTCCTTGTAATGCTGATTTTATTGTATGATCTCATTCCTGACAAGATATACCTACAGAAGAAGACACGGTTCTCACTTTATGTTGGGTTTATTTTTGCGTTTGCAGCGCTATTCGGGATATTGATTCCATGGAATGAGACAGCCCATCCTACCATGGGTATCAATGGCATCGTTTTACCTCTGTCCGGTATTGTTGGCGGGCCTGTCTCTGCAGGAATCATTGCTGTTTTTCTTCTTCTTTTTAAAGTTGCATTTGATATGGGACCTGATTCATCCGCAGATCTCCTACTGATGGGCATTTCAACAGTAATTGGAATTCTCTTTTTTTACTTGCAGAAGAAACGATCCCTCTCCTACTCTTCCACCTTCGTTTTCACCCTTTTTTCCTTTCTGGTGGGTATGGTTGCCTTTTTCGTCCTGCATTATATTCAGCCTCCAAATCCGGGATCTGAACCGATAAGACCCGATCTCCTCCTACAGATCCCCCTCATCATCTTCATCGGGCTCTTCATTCTTGGATCAGTGATCAACCTCATAGACCGGAAAAAGAACAGCGAGTTTGAGTTACTCTCCTACAAAAATCATCTTGAAGAACTGGTGGAACTCCGTACAACAGAACTCCAGCAGATGAGTGCTCTGCAGCAGGCGACCCTAGAATCCACTGCAGACGGGGTTGTCGTCGTTGATCTCCTTGGGAAGATTCAGAATTATAACAGGGTTGCGGCCCACATTCTCCATCTAGATCAGGAACATGGTTCTGGAGATTTGAAGATTCTGGATCTTATACACGAAGAGGCGGAGGATCCTGGTCATCTGGATGCGATACTTTCTCCTGTTTCTTTATCAGAAGAACAACTGGTATCAACAGATCTGCTCTTCAGATCAGGGAGGACCTACGAGGTCTATGTAACTCCACACCAGTTTCACGACCATATTATTGGAAGTGTGATCAACCTGCGGGATATAACTGACCGGAAAAATTCGGAAGATCGCCTCATACTTGTAAACCAGAAACTCTTCCTACTCTCAGGGATCACCCGGCATGACATTCTTAATCAACTGACTGCCCTTCGCCTATATCGTGATCTGATCAGCGATGAGAACAGTGATCAACTCATCGCAGGGTACACCGACAAGATGGATCAGATCATGGACACCATGCAACAGCAGGCAGAGTTTACCAGTGATTACCAGGATCTCGGGTTGTATGCACCGATATGGCAGAACCCGGCAGAGACATTTAAAAAAGCCGCAACATTGTTTACCGATCGCCAGATCTCCTTCTCAGTTACTGGTGAAGATGCAGAGATCTTAACTGATCGCCTCCTTGAACGGGTATTCTACAACCTGATTGACAATTCGATCAGGCATGGCGGGGTGATATCGGTAATCAGTCTGACTGCCATTCCATCTACCTCCTCCCTGCTCATCATGTACGAGGATAATGGTTCCGGGATTGTACCTGAAGAGAAGGAACAAATTTTTCAGAAAGGATTTGGAAAGAACACCGGATTTGGTATGTTCCTGATCCATGAGATCCTTTCTATCACAGGCATTGAGATCAGGGAGACCGGGGAGTTTGGAACAGGTGCGAGATTTGAGATAACTGTTCCAGAAGGGAAATTTCGGATCACAAGTGTTGACCCGGTTTCTTGA
- a CDS encoding TRIC cation channel family protein yields the protein MDTGITEFLLVFQTVVQWIAIILSASTGVYDARRNGLDYFGALVIAVIVAVGGGTLRDILLGRYPLFWLQDPIYLISILVVGVIGILLVPISTGSYRSEKSAQTDLFNAVVRLMFGTSGSFALIDAIALGMWAYLGTYYALTSGIPPLVAPIMGVITASFGGVLRDVFFAKIPEIFRPGQFYAIASFAGAAAYTICWNFMIPYPAGFLACIVITFVIRMISVRYNITSF from the coding sequence ATGGATACGGGAATCACCGAATTTCTTTTGGTTTTTCAGACTGTGGTTCAGTGGATAGCGATCATCCTGTCCGCCTCTACTGGTGTGTATGATGCACGAAGAAACGGGCTTGACTACTTTGGAGCTCTGGTCATTGCGGTGATCGTCGCCGTGGGAGGCGGAACACTCCGTGATATTCTTCTGGGACGGTATCCTCTCTTCTGGCTCCAGGATCCGATCTACCTGATAAGCATCCTTGTTGTGGGTGTGATTGGAATCCTGCTTGTTCCGATCAGTACCGGATCATATCGAAGCGAAAAGTCGGCCCAGACCGATCTCTTCAACGCTGTGGTCAGGCTCATGTTCGGGACATCAGGCTCGTTTGCACTGATTGATGCCATTGCCCTGGGGATGTGGGCATACCTCGGGACGTACTATGCTCTTACCAGCGGTATCCCTCCGCTGGTTGCCCCTATCATGGGAGTGATCACTGCATCATTCGGTGGTGTGCTCAGGGATGTCTTCTTTGCAAAAATTCCTGAGATCTTCAGACCCGGCCAGTTTTATGCCATCGCGTCATTTGCCGGGGCGGCGGCGTACACCATCTGCTGGAATTTTATGATCCCGTACCCAGCCGGGTTTCTGGCCTGTATCGTGATCACGTTCGTGATACGGATGATATCTGTCAGGTACAATATCACCAGTTTCTGA